From one Oncorhynchus clarkii lewisi isolate Uvic-CL-2024 chromosome 6, UVic_Ocla_1.0, whole genome shotgun sequence genomic stretch:
- the LOC139411432 gene encoding F-actin-monooxygenase mical2b isoform X5, protein MGETEEEKDQAGKLFENFIQASTCKGTLQSFNLLCRLLDLDPQDHETFYCSLKTRLTSWRAKALWTKLDKRTCHKEYKKGQACVGTKCLIIGGGPCGLRTAIELALLGAKVVVIEKRDTFSRNNVLHLWPYTIHDLKGLGAKKFYGKFCAGAIDHISIRQLQLMLLKIALLVAVEFHVNVEFVELLEPPENQENDGPGWRAEIRPADHPVANIDFDVVVGADGRRNTLEGFKRKEFRGKLAIAITANFVNRNTTAEAKVEEISGVAFIFNQKFFLDLKEETGIDLENIVYYKDNTHYFVMTAKKQSLLDKGVIIHDYIDTEMLLSSENVNQEALLGYAREAADFGTNYQLPTLDFAINACGQPDVAMFDFTSMYASENAALVRERFGHQLLVALVGDSLLEPFWPMGTGCARGFLAAFDSAWMVKRWAEGRTPLEVLAERESLYRILPQTTTENIGKNFEQYTIDPGTRYPNLISTCVRQNQVRHLYINGELPVKSCSLERNGTIRHPVNLARRESEIRPGRLLTWCQKQTEGYRNVSVTDLTTSWQSGLALCALIHRFRSHLIEFDSLNEEDSANNLQLACDLAEREFGIRPFTTGVEMAAGQEPDKTRMVTYLSKFYELFRGTPLPISDSRGADENSEDYPSKAVRSMNKVLNLVPRKRVPKDEKKLEDTDPTYKRRRKVCSYLEEATNFSSQSVSCVDEGRGVKENKVRSMASQLLSKFEESNPSFTLRRQSQCDWGSERAPRPRSMDMTETPRFTNLRQQTPLNPPPKTQFPSATCAKYAAECIARPPPQPPPKPKLSPQLQAQLQSQSQHQPQPQFQPQPKLQPPSIPNPILRKVRQADQTCAQTQPQTVPQKPESTEYPGYSPSCHSAVLAMSRMLQRLQEVEEKITQKKAQTQNAREFHNKSIKEKAVHLRALFSGDVTSTSQGSLRREFPGSGDQCHSCQKRVYVVERISAEGLYFHRECFRCDTCGSILRQGGHAFDSEQGKLYCKLHFTQRKNGMNHRRTFNSHLGAGVQEGSGTQTPDCDTTEGRQSQSPGTISSRLRKCLSWPLSVTRAVCDSPRLLSRWVHGTAHAVGLHFRANVQDYVFLYELLSLGVPLLFMLQEVLLQMYSETGPVSQSIQPLLLWLEEHLGHRLM, encoded by the exons TGCCTGATCATTGGGGGAGGTCCATGTGGCTTGCGGACGGCCATCGAGCTGGCACTGCTGGGGGCCAAGGTGGTGGTGATTGAGAAGAGGGACACCTTCTCCAGGAACAACGTGTTGCACCTGTGGCCCTACACCATCCACGACCTCAAGGGCCTCGGGGCCAAGAAGTTCTATGGCAAATTCTGCGCTGGAGCCATAGACCACATCA GTATTCGTCAGCTCCAGCTCATGCTGCTGAAGATCGCCCTGCTCGTAGCTGTGGAGTTCCATGTCAATGTGGAGTTTGTCGAACTGCTGGAACCTCCAGAGAACCAGGAGAATGACG gGCCTGGCTGGAGAGCTGAGATCAGGCCTGCCGATCACCCCGTGGCAAACATTGACTTTGACGTGGTGGTGGGGGCTGATGGGAGGAGAAATACCCTGGAAG GGTTCAAGAGGAAGGAGTTCCGTGGGAAGCTGGCTATCGCCATCACGGCCAACTTTGTCAACAGGAACACCACGGCCGAGGCCAAGGTGGAGGAGATCAGCGGTGTggccttcatctttaaccagaaGTTCTTCCTGGACCTCAAAGAGGAGACAG GTATTGACCTGGAGAACATTGTGTActacaaggacaacacacactaCTTTGTCATGACAGCAAAGAAGCAGAGCCTACTGGACAAGGGTGTCATCATTCAT GACTACATAGACACAGAGATGCTGCTGAGCAGTGAGAATGTGAACCAGGAAGCTCTGCTGGGTTACGCCCGCGAAGCTGCTGACTTTGGCACCAACTACCAGCTTCCCACGCTGGACTTTGCCATAAATGCCTGTGGCCAGCCGGACGTGGCCATGTTTGACTTCACCAGCATGTATGCCTCGGAGAATGCAGCGCTGGTCAGAGAACGCTTCGGACATCAGCTACTGGTGGCACTGGTTGGGGACAGCTTGTTAGAG ccGTTCTGGCCAATGGGTACAGGGTGTGCGAGAGGCTTCCTGGCTGCTTTTGACTCAGCCTGGATGGTGAAAAGGTGGGCTGAGGGCAGGACCCCTCTGGAGGTGCTAGCTGAGAG GGAGAGTCTTTACAGAATCCTGCCGCAGACAACCACTGAAAACATTGGCAAAAACTTTGAGCAGTACACCATTGACCCTGGGACTCGGTATCCCAACCTCATCTCCACCTGTGTCAGGCAAAACCAG GTGCGTCACCTGTACATCAATGGAGAGCTGCCAGTGAAGTCGTGCTCTCTGGAGCGTAATGGTACAATACGTCACCCTGTGAACCTGGCCAGACGAG agtcgGAGATCAGGCCGGGCAGGCTGCTGACGTGGTGCCAGAAACAGACCGAGGGCTACAGGAACGTGAGCGTGACAGACCTGACCACCTCGTGGCAGAGCGGCCTGGCTCTCTGTGCCCTCATCCACCGGTTCAGATCCCACCTCAT AGAGTTTGATTCGCTGAATGAGGAGGATTCGGCTAACAACCTCCAGCTGGCATGTGACCTGGCTGAGCGGGAGTTTGGCATCCGGCCCTTCACCACTGGGGTGGAGATGGCTGCTGGTCaggaaccagacaagaccagaatGGTCACCTACCTCTCCAAGTTCTACGAGCTGTTCCGTGgcacccccctccccatctcag ATTCTAGAGGGGCCGACGAAAACAGTGAAGACTATCCTTCAAAGGCAGTCAGAAGTATGAACAAAGTTCTGAACTTGGTACCAAGAAAAAGGGTACCAAAG GATGAGAAGAAGCTAGAAGATACTGACCCAACGTACAAAAGGAGACGAAAAGTCTGCAGTTATTTGGAAGAG GCAACCAACTTCTCCAGTCAGAGTGTGTCCTGTGTGGATGAGGGGAGGGGGGTAAAGGAGAACAAGGTCCGCTCCATGGCCAGCCAACTCCTGTCCAAGTTTGAGGAGAGCAACCCCAGCTTCACCCTCCGGAGACAG TCTCAGTGTGATTGGGGTTCTGAGAGGGCCCCTCGGCCACGCTCCATGGACATGACTGAGACCCCACGCTTCACCAACCTCAGGCAGCAGACCCCACTCAACCCTCCCCCCAAGACACAG TTTCCGTCTGCAACCTGTGCCAAATATGCAGCTGAGTGCATCGCTCGGCCCCCACCACAGCCTCCTCCCAAACCCAAGCTCTCTCCCCAGCTCCAAGCCCAGcttcagtctcagtctcagcaccagccccaaccccagttCCAGCCCCAACCTAAGCTCCAACCCCCATCCATCCCAAATCCCATCCTCAGGAAGGTCAGACAGGCTGATCAGACATGTGCTCAGACGCAACCTCAGACGGTTCCTCAAAAGCCAGAGAGCACAGAGTACCCTGGCTACTCTCCCTCCTGCCACTCAGCAGTCCTAGCCATGTCTAGAATGCTCCAACGCCTTCAGGAAGTGGAGGAAAAGATCACCCAG AAGAAAGCTCAGACCCAGAATGCTAGAGAGTTTCATAATAAAAGTATCAAGGAGAAAGCGGTCCACCTGAGAGCACTGTTCTCTGGGGATGTGACCTCTACGTCCCAG GGTTCCTTGCGGAGGGAGTTCCCCGGGTCTGGTGACCAGTGTCACTCCTGTCAGAAGCGTGTGTACGTGGTGGAAAGGATCAGTGCTGAGGGACTTTATTTCCACAGGGAATGCTTTCGCTGTGACACCTGTGGCTCCATCCTGCGCCAGGGAGGCCATGCCTTCGACTCTGAGCAGG GCAAGTTGTACTGCAAGCTGCACTTCACACAACGTAAAAATGGAATGAACCATCGGAGGACATTCAATTCACATCTG GGAGCTGGGGTTCAGGAGGGATCAGGGACACAGACTCCTGACTGTGACACAACAGAAGGACGGCAGAGCCAGTCACCAGGTACCATCAGCTCCCGCCTGAGGAAGTGCCTGAGCTGGCCCCTGAGTGTGACCCGGGCTGTGTGTGACTCCCCCCGCCTCCTGTCTCGCTGGGTGCATGGTACGGCCCATGCTGTGGGCCTCCACTTTAGAGCCAATGTGCAGGACTATGTCTTCCTGTATGAGCTGCTGAGCCTGGGAGTGCCCCTGCTGTTCATGCTCCAGGAGGTGTTGCTGCAGATGTACTCTGAAACCGGGCCTGTCTCCCAGTCCATCCAGCCCCTACTGCTGTGGCTGGAGGAACACCTAGGCCATAGGCTCATGTAG
- the LOC139411432 gene encoding F-actin-monooxygenase mical2b isoform X8 encodes MGETEEEKDQAGKLFENFIQASTCKGTLQSFNLLCRLLDLDPQDHETFYCSLKTRLTSWRAKALWTKLDKRTCHKEYKKGQACVGTKCLIIGGGPCGLRTAIELALLGAKVVVIEKRDTFSRNNVLHLWPYTIHDLKGLGAKKFYGKFCAGAIDHISIRQLQLMLLKIALLVAVEFHVNVEFVELLEPPENQENDGPGWRAEIRPADHPVANIDFDVVVGADGRRNTLEGFKRKEFRGKLAIAITANFVNRNTTAEAKVEEISGVAFIFNQKFFLDLKEETGIDLENIVYYKDNTHYFVMTAKKQSLLDKGVIIHDYIDTEMLLSSENVNQEALLGYAREAADFGTNYQLPTLDFAINACGQPDVAMFDFTSMYASENAALVRERFGHQLLVALVGDSLLEPFWPMGTGCARGFLAAFDSAWMVKRWAEGRTPLEVLAERESLYRILPQTTTENIGKNFEQYTIDPGTRYPNLISTCVRQNQVRHLYINGELPVKSCSLERNGTIRHPVNLARRESEIRPGRLLTWCQKQTEGYRNVSVTDLTTSWQSGLALCALIHRFRSHLIEFDSLNEEDSANNLQLACDLAEREFGIRPFTTGVEMAAGQEPDKTRMVTYLSKFYELFRGTPLPISDSRGADENSEDYPSKAVRSMNKVLNLVPRKRVPKDEKKLEDTDPTYKRRRKVCSYLEEATNFSSQSVSCVDEGRGVKENKVRSMASQLLSKFEESNPSFTLRRQGSLRREFPGSGDQCHSCQKRVYVVERISAEGLYFHRECFRCDTCGSILRQGGHAFDSEQGKLYCKLHFTQRKNGMNHRRTFNSHLGAGVQEGSGTQTPDCDTTEGRQSQSPGTISSRLRKCLSWPLSVTRAVCDSPRLLSRWVHGTAHAVGLHFRANVQDYVFLYELLSLGVPLLFMLQEVLLQMYSETGPVSQSIQPLLLWLEEHLGHRLM; translated from the exons TGCCTGATCATTGGGGGAGGTCCATGTGGCTTGCGGACGGCCATCGAGCTGGCACTGCTGGGGGCCAAGGTGGTGGTGATTGAGAAGAGGGACACCTTCTCCAGGAACAACGTGTTGCACCTGTGGCCCTACACCATCCACGACCTCAAGGGCCTCGGGGCCAAGAAGTTCTATGGCAAATTCTGCGCTGGAGCCATAGACCACATCA GTATTCGTCAGCTCCAGCTCATGCTGCTGAAGATCGCCCTGCTCGTAGCTGTGGAGTTCCATGTCAATGTGGAGTTTGTCGAACTGCTGGAACCTCCAGAGAACCAGGAGAATGACG gGCCTGGCTGGAGAGCTGAGATCAGGCCTGCCGATCACCCCGTGGCAAACATTGACTTTGACGTGGTGGTGGGGGCTGATGGGAGGAGAAATACCCTGGAAG GGTTCAAGAGGAAGGAGTTCCGTGGGAAGCTGGCTATCGCCATCACGGCCAACTTTGTCAACAGGAACACCACGGCCGAGGCCAAGGTGGAGGAGATCAGCGGTGTggccttcatctttaaccagaaGTTCTTCCTGGACCTCAAAGAGGAGACAG GTATTGACCTGGAGAACATTGTGTActacaaggacaacacacactaCTTTGTCATGACAGCAAAGAAGCAGAGCCTACTGGACAAGGGTGTCATCATTCAT GACTACATAGACACAGAGATGCTGCTGAGCAGTGAGAATGTGAACCAGGAAGCTCTGCTGGGTTACGCCCGCGAAGCTGCTGACTTTGGCACCAACTACCAGCTTCCCACGCTGGACTTTGCCATAAATGCCTGTGGCCAGCCGGACGTGGCCATGTTTGACTTCACCAGCATGTATGCCTCGGAGAATGCAGCGCTGGTCAGAGAACGCTTCGGACATCAGCTACTGGTGGCACTGGTTGGGGACAGCTTGTTAGAG ccGTTCTGGCCAATGGGTACAGGGTGTGCGAGAGGCTTCCTGGCTGCTTTTGACTCAGCCTGGATGGTGAAAAGGTGGGCTGAGGGCAGGACCCCTCTGGAGGTGCTAGCTGAGAG GGAGAGTCTTTACAGAATCCTGCCGCAGACAACCACTGAAAACATTGGCAAAAACTTTGAGCAGTACACCATTGACCCTGGGACTCGGTATCCCAACCTCATCTCCACCTGTGTCAGGCAAAACCAG GTGCGTCACCTGTACATCAATGGAGAGCTGCCAGTGAAGTCGTGCTCTCTGGAGCGTAATGGTACAATACGTCACCCTGTGAACCTGGCCAGACGAG agtcgGAGATCAGGCCGGGCAGGCTGCTGACGTGGTGCCAGAAACAGACCGAGGGCTACAGGAACGTGAGCGTGACAGACCTGACCACCTCGTGGCAGAGCGGCCTGGCTCTCTGTGCCCTCATCCACCGGTTCAGATCCCACCTCAT AGAGTTTGATTCGCTGAATGAGGAGGATTCGGCTAACAACCTCCAGCTGGCATGTGACCTGGCTGAGCGGGAGTTTGGCATCCGGCCCTTCACCACTGGGGTGGAGATGGCTGCTGGTCaggaaccagacaagaccagaatGGTCACCTACCTCTCCAAGTTCTACGAGCTGTTCCGTGgcacccccctccccatctcag ATTCTAGAGGGGCCGACGAAAACAGTGAAGACTATCCTTCAAAGGCAGTCAGAAGTATGAACAAAGTTCTGAACTTGGTACCAAGAAAAAGGGTACCAAAG GATGAGAAGAAGCTAGAAGATACTGACCCAACGTACAAAAGGAGACGAAAAGTCTGCAGTTATTTGGAAGAG GCAACCAACTTCTCCAGTCAGAGTGTGTCCTGTGTGGATGAGGGGAGGGGGGTAAAGGAGAACAAGGTCCGCTCCATGGCCAGCCAACTCCTGTCCAAGTTTGAGGAGAGCAACCCCAGCTTCACCCTCCGGAGACAG GGTTCCTTGCGGAGGGAGTTCCCCGGGTCTGGTGACCAGTGTCACTCCTGTCAGAAGCGTGTGTACGTGGTGGAAAGGATCAGTGCTGAGGGACTTTATTTCCACAGGGAATGCTTTCGCTGTGACACCTGTGGCTCCATCCTGCGCCAGGGAGGCCATGCCTTCGACTCTGAGCAGG GCAAGTTGTACTGCAAGCTGCACTTCACACAACGTAAAAATGGAATGAACCATCGGAGGACATTCAATTCACATCTG GGAGCTGGGGTTCAGGAGGGATCAGGGACACAGACTCCTGACTGTGACACAACAGAAGGACGGCAGAGCCAGTCACCAGGTACCATCAGCTCCCGCCTGAGGAAGTGCCTGAGCTGGCCCCTGAGTGTGACCCGGGCTGTGTGTGACTCCCCCCGCCTCCTGTCTCGCTGGGTGCATGGTACGGCCCATGCTGTGGGCCTCCACTTTAGAGCCAATGTGCAGGACTATGTCTTCCTGTATGAGCTGCTGAGCCTGGGAGTGCCCCTGCTGTTCATGCTCCAGGAGGTGTTGCTGCAGATGTACTCTGAAACCGGGCCTGTCTCCCAGTCCATCCAGCCCCTACTGCTGTGGCTGGAGGAACACCTAGGCCATAGGCTCATGTAG